One genomic segment of Profundibacter amoris includes these proteins:
- the lptG gene encoding LPS export ABC transporter permease LptG produces the protein MILYRYFAYRYLKAFAGVFGVFGGIMLMIDVVEQINRFDSEKVGMPEVIHLSLLHLPSLMYPILPLVTILATLVLFLGLARSSELVVTRAAGWSGMRALVAPVGVALVLGVLSVAVFNPIVAATSKQYESTVSRYATGKESVLSISQEGLWLRQGSPDGQTVIRASGSNLDGTKLVDVSFLTFTANGTPMTRIEAGSAELTPGAWVLKDAKKWPLLSSANPERDAKLFDVMEIPSDLTREEIRDSFGTPSSIPIWELPAFIDRLDRAGFSARQHRVWLQSELALPLLLVAMVLVGAGFTMRHTRFGGTGPMVLGALLMGFSLFFIRNFAQVLGENGQLPVYLAAWSPPIAATLLALALILHMEDG, from the coding sequence ATGATCCTGTATCGCTATTTCGCTTATCGCTACCTGAAAGCCTTTGCAGGTGTTTTCGGTGTATTTGGCGGCATTATGTTGATGATCGACGTGGTTGAACAGATCAACCGTTTTGACAGCGAAAAGGTGGGGATGCCCGAGGTGATACATTTGTCACTGCTGCACTTGCCCTCGTTGATGTATCCAATCCTGCCGCTGGTGACCATTTTGGCCACGCTGGTGCTGTTCCTTGGATTGGCCCGCAGTTCCGAACTGGTTGTGACGCGCGCGGCAGGCTGGTCGGGAATGCGGGCGCTGGTTGCGCCGGTCGGGGTTGCGCTGGTGTTGGGGGTTTTATCGGTGGCGGTATTCAACCCGATTGTTGCCGCCACATCCAAACAATATGAATCCACCGTCAGCCGCTATGCCACCGGCAAAGAAAGCGTTTTGTCCATCTCGCAAGAAGGGTTGTGGCTGCGCCAAGGCAGCCCCGACGGGCAAACAGTGATCCGCGCAAGCGGCTCCAATCTGGATGGCACCAAACTGGTTGATGTCAGTTTCCTGACGTTCACGGCAAATGGCACGCCAATGACCCGTATCGAGGCAGGCTCGGCCGAACTGACCCCCGGCGCCTGGGTGCTGAAAGACGCAAAGAAATGGCCGCTTCTAAGCAGTGCCAACCCTGAACGCGACGCCAAGCTGTTCGATGTAATGGAAATCCCCAGTGATCTGACCCGCGAAGAAATCCGCGACAGTTTCGGCACGCCCAGCTCGATTCCGATCTGGGAATTACCAGCTTTCATAGACCGGCTGGACCGCGCCGGATTTTCCGCCCGTCAACATCGCGTCTGGCTGCAAAGTGAACTGGCCTTGCCACTGCTGCTGGTTGCGATGGTGCTGGTTGGCGCGGGTTTCACTATGCGCCACACCCGTTTTGGCGGCACCGGCCCGATGGTTCTGGGGGCGCTTCTGATGGGGTTCTCGCTGTTTTTCATCCGTAACTTTGCCCAGGTGCTGGGTGAAAACGGACAACTGCCCGTTTATCTGGCCGCTTGGAGTCCGCCAATTGCAGCAACCCTCTTGGCCTTGGCGCTGATCCTGCATATGGAGGATGGATGA
- a CDS encoding MarC family protein encodes MDQAALITAFITLFVIIDPIGLAPLFVALTKGETHSHRRGIAIRATLIAGGLLVLFGLFGEAVLGFAGISMPAFRIAGGILLFLTALDMLFERRTKRRKGQASAADDPSVFPLATPLIAGPGSIATIILLTGEAEGNWAAIGAVMLVLLAVLLLVFLFFLSATMLERALGDTGTNVVTRLLGMLLAALSVQFVIDGITAVNWLGA; translated from the coding sequence ATGGACCAAGCCGCCCTGATAACCGCCTTTATCACCCTGTTCGTGATCATTGATCCGATCGGGCTGGCGCCGCTGTTTGTGGCCCTGACCAAAGGCGAAACCCACAGCCATCGACGCGGCATCGCCATTCGGGCCACGCTGATCGCTGGCGGGCTGCTGGTTCTGTTCGGCCTGTTTGGCGAGGCGGTGCTGGGCTTTGCCGGTATTTCCATGCCCGCCTTTCGCATCGCGGGCGGTATTCTGCTGTTCCTGACCGCGCTGGACATGCTGTTTGAACGGCGCACCAAGCGGCGCAAAGGACAGGCAAGTGCTGCCGATGACCCATCGGTATTTCCGCTGGCCACCCCGCTGATTGCCGGCCCCGGCTCGATCGCCACGATCATCCTGCTGACCGGCGAGGCCGAGGGCAACTGGGCCGCCATCGGCGCTGTGATGCTGGTTTTGCTGGCCGTGTTGCTGCTGGTGTTCCTGTTTTTCCTGTCCGCTACCATGCTGGAACGGGCCTTGGGCGATACCGGCACCAATGTTGTCACCCGCCTGCTGGGCATGTTGCTGGCCGCCCTTTCGGTGCAATTCGTGATCGACGGGATCACTGCGGTAAATTGGCTCGGGGCATAG
- the lptF gene encoding LPS export ABC transporter permease LptF, translating to MARFDRYLLSQLMVFFGFFALVLVMVYWVNRAVLLFDQLIADGQSATVFLEFTALTLPNVIRIVLPVAAFAGSVYATNRLSSESELVVVQAMGFSGFRLARPVLVFGMIVALLTGILSHILVPISAGLLAERSAEIRENITARFLTEGEFLHPTDGITFYIREISPQGELLDVFMSDSRNPDSQVIYTAKNAFLVREETGPKLVMFDGMAQTLDTKENRLFTTRFSDFSYDIGALINVGKQDRRSVGELSTRELLWPTEELAKEVKTSRAYLLYSGHERFAQPLLAVVTALIGFATLLIGNYSRFGVMRQILAAIVILVLIKALDSTMVQLAQRDVKLWGLVYVPVLVGLSISALLLWLSERPGRLKRMFTRRRGATA from the coding sequence GTGGCCAGATTCGACAGATATTTACTGTCGCAACTGATGGTATTTTTCGGCTTTTTCGCCCTTGTTCTGGTCATGGTCTATTGGGTCAACCGGGCGGTTTTGCTGTTTGACCAGCTGATTGCCGATGGCCAGTCGGCAACGGTATTTCTGGAATTCACCGCCCTGACCCTGCCAAATGTGATCCGCATTGTTCTGCCGGTCGCCGCCTTTGCCGGATCGGTCTATGCCACCAACCGCCTGAGTTCGGAAAGCGAACTGGTGGTGGTGCAGGCGATGGGGTTCAGCGGGTTCCGGCTGGCCCGTCCGGTTCTTGTGTTCGGGATGATCGTGGCGTTGTTGACGGGCATCCTGTCGCATATCCTTGTGCCTATTTCTGCCGGACTGCTGGCCGAACGCAGCGCAGAGATCCGCGAAAACATCACCGCGCGGTTCCTGACCGAAGGCGAATTCCTGCATCCGACCGACGGGATCACCTTTTACATCCGCGAAATCAGCCCGCAGGGTGAATTGCTGGATGTGTTCATGTCCGACAGTCGAAATCCCGACAGCCAGGTGATTTACACCGCCAAGAACGCCTTTCTTGTGCGCGAGGAAACGGGGCCGAAGCTGGTGATGTTTGACGGCATGGCGCAAACGCTTGATACAAAAGAAAACCGGCTGTTTACCACCCGTTTTTCCGATTTTTCCTATGATATCGGCGCGTTGATCAATGTTGGCAAACAGGACCGCCGTTCAGTCGGTGAATTGTCGACACGCGAATTGCTTTGGCCCACAGAGGAATTGGCCAAAGAAGTCAAAACAAGCCGCGCCTATCTTCTGTATTCAGGGCACGAACGCTTTGCCCAGCCCCTGCTTGCTGTTGTAACCGCCCTGATCGGGTTTGCGACCTTGCTTATCGGAAACTACAGCCGCTTTGGGGTTATGCGCCAGATATTGGCGGCAATCGTTATTCTGGTTCTGATCAAGGCCCTTGACAGCACAATGGTTCAACTGGCCCAACGCGATGTTAAATTATGGGGGCTGGTCTATGTCCCGGTTCTGGTTGGCCTCTCAATATCAGCCTTATTGCTGTGGTTGTCTGAACGACCTGGGCGTTTGAAACGCATGTTCACCCGTCGTCGCGGGGCAACCGCATGA
- a CDS encoding leucyl aminopeptidase has translation MTHPRHIDFKEIDLDSIGATGGRVVVFVTPEGQLDQCARRVNRLCKGALKRFVESEGFEKLKTAEARDLAYPAGMACDAVQVVKLKRRPTAGDARKAGAAIAKSAGTSLVLVLAGNLGQAAEVSLGLALRGYDFNIHKSKESEPRGAATFMVSKPEEVAAVAGPMAAVAEGVFFTRDLVNEPANILTTDDFAARLAAMHELGLEVEILEESELEKLGMGALLSVGQGSRSPSKVVVMQWNGGKKGAAPLALVGKGVVFDTGGISLKPAAGMEDMTMDMGGAGVVSGVMRTLAMRKAKANVVGLVGLVENMPDGAATRPGDVVRSMKGDTIEVINTDAEGRLVLADVLWYTQDRFNPTGVINLATLTGAIIVGLGHDNTGVFSNDDALCNAFLKAAKTEGEGAWRMPIDDSYDKLIDSRIADMKNSAGRPAGSITAAKFLQRFIQDDMPWIHLDIAGTASLKTESTLAPKGATGWGVRALDRLIRDMQEG, from the coding sequence ATGACCCATCCCCGCCACATAGATTTCAAGGAAATTGATCTGGACAGTATCGGCGCGACCGGGGGCCGTGTCGTGGTGTTTGTCACCCCCGAGGGCCAGCTGGACCAATGCGCCCGCCGTGTGAACCGGCTGTGCAAGGGCGCGCTGAAACGGTTTGTGGAATCGGAGGGGTTTGAAAAACTGAAAACCGCCGAGGCCCGTGATCTGGCCTATCCGGCGGGCATGGCATGTGATGCGGTGCAGGTGGTGAAACTGAAACGCCGCCCGACAGCAGGGGATGCCCGCAAGGCCGGTGCTGCGATTGCCAAATCGGCGGGCACATCTTTGGTGCTGGTTCTGGCCGGTAATCTGGGGCAGGCGGCCGAGGTCTCATTGGGCCTTGCCCTGCGTGGTTACGATTTCAACATCCACAAAAGTAAGGAAAGTGAGCCAAGGGGGGCGGCCACCTTTATGGTGAGCAAACCCGAAGAGGTTGCTGCAGTGGCGGGGCCGATGGCTGCTGTGGCCGAAGGTGTGTTTTTCACCCGTGATCTGGTGAACGAGCCTGCGAATATTCTGACCACCGATGATTTTGCCGCCCGTCTGGCCGCGATGCACGAACTGGGGCTTGAGGTGGAAATCCTTGAGGAATCCGAGCTGGAAAAACTGGGCATGGGGGCGCTTTTGTCGGTCGGGCAGGGGTCGCGCAGCCCCTCGAAAGTGGTGGTGATGCAATGGAACGGCGGCAAAAAGGGCGCAGCCCCGCTGGCGCTGGTTGGCAAGGGCGTGGTGTTTGACACCGGCGGGATTTCCCTGAAACCGGCGGCTGGCATGGAAGACATGACCATGGACATGGGCGGTGCCGGTGTGGTGTCCGGCGTGATGCGCACGCTGGCCATGCGCAAGGCCAAGGCAAATGTTGTCGGCCTTGTCGGGCTGGTGGAAAACATGCCCGACGGCGCGGCCACCCGCCCCGGTGACGTGGTGCGTTCGATGAAGGGCGACACGATCGAGGTGATCAATACCGACGCCGAAGGCCGCCTGGTGCTGGCCGATGTGCTGTGGTACACGCAGGACCGGTTCAACCCCACGGGTGTGATCAATCTGGCCACCCTGACTGGCGCGATCATTGTCGGCCTTGGCCATGACAACACCGGCGTGTTTTCCAATGATGATGCCCTGTGCAACGCCTTCCTGAAGGCCGCGAAAACCGAGGGCGAAGGCGCATGGCGTATGCCGATTGATGACAGCTATGACAAGCTGATCGATTCCCGCATTGCCGATATGAAAAACAGTGCCGGACGCCCGGCGGGTTCGATCACCGCCGCGAAATTCCTGCAACGGTTCATTCAGGATGACATGCCTTGGATCCATTTGGACATCGCCGGTACGGCTTCGCTGAAAACCGAAAGCACATTGGCCCCCAAGGGCGCAACCGGCTGGGGCGTGAGGGCTTTGGACCGGTTGATCCGCGACATGCAGGAGGGCTGA
- a CDS encoding retropepsin-like aspartic protease family protein: MDGDNLARLIYLVLLGSVIAGYFFAQNRNNLGKTAQQAAVWGLIFVGAVAVIGLWGDIRNSVMPSQSYIEGQATVIVPRANDGHYYVTLEVDGTPVRFVIDTGASDVVLTQDDARKIGIDVDNLFFGGIANTANGEVRTARVKLHNVRLGEITDLVVSASVNAGEMDTSLLGMSYLQRYNKIELGGGKMVLRR; encoded by the coding sequence ATGGACGGCGACAATCTGGCACGATTGATATATCTGGTTTTACTCGGCAGCGTGATTGCCGGTTATTTTTTCGCGCAAAACCGCAATAATCTGGGCAAAACCGCCCAGCAGGCCGCAGTCTGGGGGCTGATTTTTGTCGGTGCTGTGGCGGTGATCGGCCTATGGGGCGATATCCGCAATTCTGTCATGCCCAGCCAAAGCTATATCGAAGGTCAGGCAACGGTGATCGTGCCCCGCGCAAATGATGGACATTATTACGTCACGCTGGAAGTTGACGGCACGCCGGTGCGCTTTGTCATAGATACCGGCGCCTCCGACGTGGTGCTGACACAGGACGACGCCAGAAAAATCGGCATCGATGTGGACAACCTGTTCTTTGGCGGCATTGCCAACACCGCCAATGGCGAAGTGCGCACCGCGCGGGTCAAACTGCACAACGTCCGGCTGGGCGAAATCACCGATCTGGTTGTATCGGCTTCGGTGAATGCGGGGGAAATGGATACGTCCCTGCTGGGGATGAGCTATCTGCAACGCTATAACAAGATCGAGCTGGGCGGCGGCAAGATGGTGTTGCGGCGGTAA
- a CDS encoding LPS-assembly protein LptD has protein sequence MTLRAFILLLLATLTFGSAPVGAQTPNSEAATLVADKVWVDGKDTLTAEGHVEILYGATRIKASRIIYSGTDGSLQIDGPITLIDGEEILILANSAQMDGDLRNGILRGARMVLNQQVQLAAAEINRVDGRYTQLYKTVASSCQVCANNPVPLWQIRARRIIHDQLERQLYFDDAVLQIAGVPVFYLPRLRLPDPTLKRATGFLVPTFKSTSKLGWGIKVPYFIKLGDHADITLTPYLSSSTTTMELRFRRAFRTGDISFDSAFTHDDLRPGQDRGYFFGEGRFDLPRDFVLKFNIETSSDRDYLLDYGYSNKDRLESGIELGRARRDELIVAEALHYHSLRSTENNDTLPTVVGNLVYHRRYHPDSIGGELGLRFDAHSHYRTSSLAGGSGRDLTRASFRLDWKRNWTLRNGMVAGVLGEVNADYYKIEQGLPGEFNGTHITPAAMIELRWPFVKTTRLGASHVIEPLVQLVWTDTNSVNIPDEDSRLVEFDQANLFSLSRFPGADRYERGFRANVGVTWTRYDPTGWSLGLTVGRIFREKDLGQFQASTGLSGQNSDWLAAVQLQLRNNLTLTNRSIFDNKFNFAKNETRLTWQTAKLGLGTSFIWMEAEPYEDRPYDTSEWTFDAAYKLAPNWTGKMDWRYDFNAGEAAYAGVGLEYRSECVKIDLSLSRRFTSSGSLTPTTDFGLTVSLTGFGSGNSGRTSARRCQTYK, from the coding sequence ATGACACTACGCGCATTTATCCTGTTGCTACTGGCGACCCTTACCTTCGGGTCCGCTCCGGTTGGCGCACAAACACCTAACTCGGAGGCCGCAACACTGGTGGCCGACAAGGTCTGGGTGGATGGCAAAGACACGCTGACCGCCGAAGGGCATGTGGAAATCCTCTATGGGGCAACCCGCATCAAGGCCAGCCGCATCATCTATTCCGGCACCGACGGCAGCCTGCAAATTGACGGGCCGATCACCCTGATTGATGGCGAAGAAATCCTGATACTGGCCAATAGTGCCCAGATGGACGGGGATCTGCGCAACGGTATCCTGCGCGGCGCGCGAATGGTGCTGAACCAGCAAGTGCAACTGGCCGCAGCCGAAATCAACCGTGTCGACGGGCGCTATACCCAGCTTTACAAAACCGTGGCGTCCAGTTGTCAGGTTTGTGCCAACAACCCTGTCCCGCTGTGGCAGATCAGGGCGCGGCGGATCATCCATGACCAGCTGGAACGCCAGCTGTATTTTGATGACGCGGTGCTGCAAATCGCCGGTGTGCCGGTTTTCTATCTGCCCCGTTTGCGCCTGCCCGACCCGACCCTGAAACGGGCCACAGGGTTTTTGGTGCCGACGTTCAAAAGCACATCCAAACTGGGCTGGGGCATAAAGGTTCCCTATTTTATCAAACTGGGGGATCACGCGGATATTACCCTGACCCCTTACCTAAGCAGTTCGACCACAACGATGGAACTGCGGTTTCGCCGTGCTTTTCGTACAGGGGATATTTCCTTTGATAGCGCCTTTACCCATGATGATCTGCGCCCCGGTCAGGACCGCGGGTATTTCTTTGGCGAGGGGCGGTTCGATCTGCCGCGTGATTTCGTGCTGAAATTCAACATCGAAACCAGCTCGGATCGCGATTACTTGCTGGACTATGGCTATTCCAACAAGGACCGGCTGGAAAGCGGCATTGAACTGGGCCGCGCCCGCCGTGACGAACTGATCGTCGCCGAGGCCCTGCATTACCATTCCCTGCGCAGCACCGAAAACAACGACACCTTGCCGACCGTGGTTGGCAATCTGGTTTATCACCGCCGTTATCATCCGGACAGCATTGGCGGCGAGCTGGGCTTGCGGTTTGATGCCCATAGCCATTACCGCACCTCGTCGCTTGCCGGTGGCAGCGGGCGCGATTTGACACGGGCCAGTTTCAGGCTGGACTGGAAACGCAATTGGACCCTGCGCAACGGCATGGTTGCCGGTGTTCTGGGCGAGGTAAATGCCGATTACTACAAAATCGAACAAGGGCTGCCCGGCGAATTCAACGGCACCCACATCACACCTGCGGCAATGATTGAGCTGCGCTGGCCCTTTGTCAAAACGACACGTCTGGGGGCCTCGCATGTGATCGAGCCTTTGGTGCAACTGGTCTGGACCGACACCAATTCGGTCAATATTCCGGACGAAGACAGCCGTCTGGTGGAATTTGATCAGGCCAATCTGTTTTCCCTGTCCCGTTTCCCCGGCGCTGACCGCTACGAGCGCGGGTTTCGCGCCAATGTCGGGGTGACATGGACCCGTTATGATCCGACCGGCTGGTCCCTGGGTCTGACGGTCGGCCGGATATTTCGGGAAAAGGATCTGGGCCAGTTTCAGGCCAGCACCGGTCTGTCGGGGCAGAACTCGGACTGGCTTGCGGCGGTGCAGTTGCAACTGCGCAATAACCTGACACTGACCAACCGTTCGATTTTCGATAACAAATTCAACTTTGCCAAAAACGAAACCCGCCTGACGTGGCAAACCGCAAAGCTGGGTCTGGGCACCAGTTTCATCTGGATGGAAGCAGAACCCTATGAGGACCGGCCCTACGACACCTCGGAATGGACCTTTGACGCGGCCTATAAACTGGCCCCAAACTGGACCGGAAAGATGGACTGGCGCTATGATTTCAACGCAGGCGAGGCCGCCTATGCCGGTGTTGGTCTGGAATACCGCAGCGAATGTGTGAAGATTGATCTTTCTCTCTCGCGTCGGTTCACATCATCAGGTAGTCTAACCCCGACAACCGACTTCGGGTTGACGGTTTCGCTGACCGGGTTTGGTTCCGGAAACAGCGGCCGGACATCGGCCCGGCGTTGCCAGACGTATAAATAG
- a CDS encoding DNA polymerase III subunit chi, whose protein sequence is MGAVYFYHLTRQPLEMVLPMLLEKSMAAGWRCAVRGVDVKRLEWLDEKLWLGREDGFLPHGLAGGDHDAMQPVLLTVDPVAANNPTAILAIDGAEVSPEEVAPLERVSILFDGNDDTALTRARSQWKALTDAGCSAQYWSQESGQWEKKAER, encoded by the coding sequence ATGGGCGCGGTTTATTTCTATCATCTGACCCGCCAGCCGCTGGAAATGGTGCTGCCAATGCTGTTGGAGAAATCCATGGCGGCAGGCTGGCGCTGTGCAGTGCGCGGGGTGGATGTGAAACGGCTGGAATGGCTGGACGAAAAGCTGTGGCTGGGGCGCGAGGACGGGTTTTTGCCGCACGGGCTGGCGGGGGGAGACCATGATGCGATGCAGCCGGTGTTGCTGACGGTTGACCCTGTGGCGGCCAACAATCCCACAGCCATTCTGGCGATTGACGGGGCCGAGGTAAGTCCCGAAGAAGTGGCGCCGCTGGAGCGGGTCAGCATCCTGTTTGATGGAAACGATGATACGGCGCTGACGCGGGCGCGCAGTCAATGGAAGGCGCTGACCGATGCCGGATGTTCGGCGCAATACTGGTCGCAGGAAAGCGGGCAATGGGAAAAGAAAGCCGAGCGTTAG